Within the Catenulispora sp. GP43 genome, the region TGGGACCCGGTGCCGCGCTCGCCCTGGCGAACGTCCTGGACCGGGTGCCCGAACGCCTGGTGCTGTACGCCGTCGTCGGCACCGACTTCAGTCTCGGCCCGGGTCTGTCCGAACCCGTCGCCCGAGCCGTGGACACCGTGGCCCACGACATCGCCGACGAACTCCGGCGGGAGGGTCTTTCGGCCCGGTCCGACCGGGAACTCCTGTCCTGGTCCGACGACGCCCCTGGACCGAGGCTGAAACCATGAGCAGCGACGTCGACTCCCCGCCTGCCGCCGCGGCGGCGGCACGGCACTGGCAGGTGCGCGGCACCGTCCAAGGCGTGGGGTTCCGGCCCTTCGCCCACCGGCTGGCGACCGAACTCGGACTGTCCGGGTCGGTGCGCAACCGCGCCGGAGTCGTCGAGATCGACGCCTTCGGCCCGCCCGAGGCGCTGGCGGAGTTCCGAACCCGGCTCAGTGCCGAGGCGCCGCCGCTGGCCGCGATCACCGCGATCGTCGAGAGCCGGCCCGGAGTCGCGGCCCCGCCCGAAGCCGCCGCCGGCTTCACCATCCAGGCCAGTGCCGACCTCGGCGGCGACGGCCGCGCGCCCGCCGAGGTCGCGCCCGCCGAGATCCCACCCGACGCAGGCCTTTGCGACGCGTGCCGTGCCGAAGTCCTCGACCCGGCCGACCGCCGGCACCGCTATCCGTTCACCAACTGCACGGCCTGCGGCCCGCGCGCCACGATCATCGACGACCTCCCCTATGACCGCGCCCGCACCAGCATGGCCGGCTTCCCGCTGTGCCCCCGCTGCCGCGCCGAGTACCTGGACCCGGCGGACCGCCGCTTCCACGCCGAACCGATCGCCTGTCCGGAGTGCGGCCCCCAGGCGGCCTGGTACTCCCGCCCCGGTTTCCCGGACGTCTCCGAAGCCGTCGGCGAGACGGCGCTGAGCCTGGCCGCGCAACGCCTCGCGGCCGGCGGCGTCATCGCCGTCAAGGGCCTGGGCGGCTACCAGCTGGTGTGCGACGCCACCGACCCCGGCGCCGTCGCCCGGCTGCGCGAGATCAAACACCGTCCTGACAAGCCGTTCGCCGTGATGGTCCCGGATCTGGCCGCGGTGCGGGCCCTGGCCTGCGTCACCAGGACCGAGGAGAACCTCCTGGCCGGTGCGGCGCGCCCCATCGTGCTGGTCCGCCCCTGGCCGGTCGGAGTCCCGGCCCTGGCTCCCGGGGTGGCGCCGGACGCGCCCCGGCTGGGCCTGTTCCTCCCGACCACCGCGCTGCACCTGCTCCTGCTGCTCGAGGCCGGTCGTCCGCTGGTCGTCACCAGCGGGAACACCGCCGATGCCCCGATCATCGTCGACGACCGGATCGCGGCCGGGACCCTCGCCCCGGTCTGCGACGGCGTCCTGGCCCACGACCGCCCGATCCGCGCGCGGTATGACGACTCGGTGGCGCGGGCCGTGCACGAGCGGACGACCGTGATCCGGCGCGCGCGGGGCTTCGCACCGGCCGCCCTCGGCCTGCCGATCGCCTCACCGGAGCCGCTGCTGGCCGTGGGCGCGCACCTGAAGCACACCTTCACCCTGGCCATCGGGGCCCGCGCGTTCGTCGGCCCGCACACCGGCGACCTGTCCGACCTGGCGGCTCTGGAGGCGTTCGACGAGGCCGCCGAACACATGCAGCGCGTCCACCGCGTCCGTCCGGAGACCGTTGTGCACGACCTACATCCGGAGTATCTGTCCACCAAGATCGCAGCCGCCATCGGGAATCCGGACCGGCGGATCGCGGTCCAGCACCACCACGCCCACATCGCGTCCTGCGCCGCCGAGCACGGCATTACCGACCCGGTCCTGGGAGTCGCCTACGACGGACTGGGCTTGGGCGCCGACGGAACCCTGTGGGGCGGCGAGGTACTCCTGGCGGACCTGCGCGGCTTCCGCCGACTGGCCCGGTTCGGCACCGCCCCGATGCCCGGCGGCGAGGCCGCGGTGCGCCATCCGCTGCGCATGGCCCTGGGCTATCTGGCCGGCGGTGAGGACCTGGGCGGCCGCCGGCCGGATCCGGCGACGGTCGCCGCCGCGCTGGCCGGGATCGCGGACCGGGAGCCCAAGTACGACACGGTGCTGCGGCTGGCGCTGTCCGGGACCGGCTCGCCGCGGGCCTCCAGCGCCGGACGGCTCTTCGACGCCGCCTCGGCCCTGCTCGGGCTCTGCGACCACGTCTCCTACGAGGGACAGGCCGCCGTGACCCTCGAAGCCGCCTCCCAAGGCGTGCTCGCCGATCCGCTGCCGTGGCGGATCGTCGAACGTGACGGCCTGTGGGTCCTGGACTGTATGACGACCCTGACCGCTTTGCTCACGCACCGCCTGGAGGGCGCCGAGATCCCCGAACTGGCCGCCGCCTTCCACGAGGCGCTCGCGCTGGCCACGGCGGACCTGGTCCACAAGTGCGCGGCCGACACCGGGGTCCGTACCGTCTGCCTGTCCGGCGGCGTGTGGCAGAACAACCGGCTCACCGAGGCCGTCGCCGCCGGGCTGGAAGGCGAGGGATACCGGGTCCTGATCAACCAGCGGGTGCCGTGCAACGACGGCGGCATCAGCTTCGGACAGGCCGCGATCGCCGCGGCGCGGCTCGCGGAACGCTGAGGAGAACGCCATGTGTCTGGCCATCCCCGGGCGGCTGGAGAGCGTCGAGCCGGCCGACCCCTTCCCGACCGGCACCGCCGACTTCGGCGGCATCCGCAAGCAGGTGTGCCTGGTGTTCGTCCCCGAGGCCGCGATCGGCGACTACGTGCTGGTCCACGTCGGCTTCGCCATCGGCGTGATCGACGAGGCCGAGGCGCTGCGCACCCTGGCGGTGCTGCGCGCCATGGGCGACGTGGTGGAGACCGAACTGGCCGGCGGTGTGTCGTGAAGTACCTGGACGAGTACCGCGACCCCGCGCTGGCCCGTCGGCTGCTCGCCGAGCTCGGCGCGGTGGCGACCCGGCCCTGGCGCCTCATGGAGGTCTGCGGCGGACAGA harbors:
- the hypF gene encoding carbamoyltransferase HypF; this translates as MSSDVDSPPAAAAAARHWQVRGTVQGVGFRPFAHRLATELGLSGSVRNRAGVVEIDAFGPPEALAEFRTRLSAEAPPLAAITAIVESRPGVAAPPEAAAGFTIQASADLGGDGRAPAEVAPAEIPPDAGLCDACRAEVLDPADRRHRYPFTNCTACGPRATIIDDLPYDRARTSMAGFPLCPRCRAEYLDPADRRFHAEPIACPECGPQAAWYSRPGFPDVSEAVGETALSLAAQRLAAGGVIAVKGLGGYQLVCDATDPGAVARLREIKHRPDKPFAVMVPDLAAVRALACVTRTEENLLAGAARPIVLVRPWPVGVPALAPGVAPDAPRLGLFLPTTALHLLLLLEAGRPLVVTSGNTADAPIIVDDRIAAGTLAPVCDGVLAHDRPIRARYDDSVARAVHERTTVIRRARGFAPAALGLPIASPEPLLAVGAHLKHTFTLAIGARAFVGPHTGDLSDLAALEAFDEAAEHMQRVHRVRPETVVHDLHPEYLSTKIAAAIGNPDRRIAVQHHHAHIASCAAEHGITDPVLGVAYDGLGLGADGTLWGGEVLLADLRGFRRLARFGTAPMPGGEAAVRHPLRMALGYLAGGEDLGGRRPDPATVAAALAGIADREPKYDTVLRLALSGTGSPRASSAGRLFDAASALLGLCDHVSYEGQAAVTLEAASQGVLADPLPWRIVERDGLWVLDCMTTLTALLTHRLEGAEIPELAAAFHEALALATADLVHKCAADTGVRTVCLSGGVWQNNRLTEAVAAGLEGEGYRVLINQRVPCNDGGISFGQAAIAAARLAER
- a CDS encoding HypC/HybG/HupF family hydrogenase formation chaperone; the encoded protein is MCLAIPGRLESVEPADPFPTGTADFGGIRKQVCLVFVPEAAIGDYVLVHVGFAIGVIDEAEALRTLAVLRAMGDVVETELAGGVS